The segment GCTTCGCGCCCATCAAGAGCCTGATCGAGCATGCGCTGGCGCTGGACGCCGCGCCCTCGCTCTCGCTGTTCTGGCTGTCCACCAAACCCGACGGCCACTTTCTGGAGAACCAGTGCCGTGCCTGGGGCGAGGCGCTGGACCCCTTCGAATACGAGCTGCTGGCCGAACCCGACGTCAGCTTCGGTGCGGCCCAGCTGGCGCGCGCCATGCGCGCCGACCTCTTCGACATCGAGTGCGACTTTTATCTTGCCGGCCCCGAGGTGTTCGTGAACGCCCTGCAGGCCGAGCTGCGTGCCTCCGGCGTGCCCGCCGCGCAGATCCACTGCAACGTGCTGCTGGAGCCGGTGGGGGAGACGGCATGATGACAGACGCACTGCAGATCAACGCCGATTTGAGCGCCGCCGGGCCGCCCCAAGGCGCGAGGGCCCCCTCAGGGGGCAGCGCAGCACACGCAGTGGCAAGCGTGGGGGAGCATGAATCCGCCTGCAGCGGCAGCGAGGCCTTTGCCTTGCGCGTGCTGGGCAGCAGCATGGAGCCCGAGTTCATGGAGGGCGAGATCATCGTCATCGAACCCGAGGGCGCGCTGCGCGATGGCAGCTACGTGCTGGCGCAACACGAGGGCGAGTGGATCTTCCGCCAGCTGTGCAGGAGGGGCGAGGCCTGGCAGTTGCATGCGTTGAACCCGGCCTTCCCCGATCTGTTGCTGCCCGACCTCACCACCGTGCGCGGCGTCATCATCCAGAAGGCGCTGCCGGGCCGCCGGCGCGCCAGCAAGCGTTACGTCTGAAAGGTCCACGTGCCGTATTACATCTACCGCGTCAAATCCTTCGCCGGCCTGCAAAAGCTGGCCGAGCACGGGGCGTTTGCGCCCGCTTCGGCCCAGGCCAAGATCCTGCGCACCGGGTTGGACGCCGGCACCCGCGACAAGATCAAGGTCATCTTTGCCGAGAACGAGCTGCAGGCCGAAGACCTGCTGTGCCAGGTGCGCGAACCCGGGCCGCCCGGCGAAGAGTAGAAAGCAGAGCGCACATCGTGGTGGACGAAGCGGCATTCAGGGAGGTGCGCGAGCAGCGTCACCCCTTGCCCTGCGTCTTCCATGGCGCACTGCTGGCCCGCCACGCCGTGTGCGAACTGGTGCAGCGCAGCTCGCTGGCCGAACGTGAAACCCTGGCCTGCCCCAGTGCGCCGGCCCACCTGAACTGCGAGACGCTGGAGCGCCTTTTCCTGGAGCGCGCCACCTTTCCGCTCAAGCTGCACCCGGGCGTGCCGCTCACGCACGCCACCGTCATGCGACTGCACTGCGGTGGCCTGCGCGGCCTGCAGCAGGCGCTGCAGGCCGATCACGCTGATGTGCACCGCCTGATCGGCCAGGCCCAGGAGGCGCATGGCAGCCTGACCGAGCTGCCCTGGCCGCGCATCGTGGCCCAGATCGTGGCCTGGCAGCCACGCCGCCGAACCCCGCAGGGACCCCAGCCGTGAATGCCCCGGACCGTGCCCTGATCGAGGCCGTGCAGACCAACTGCCACATCGCCGATGCGGCGCACGCGGCCGACATGACGCTGTGCATCTACCTGCTGCAGATGCGCGAGTTCTACCGCTGGGAGTTGGGACTGCCCCCGCTGCAGCCCATGGCGCGCGAGGCCGTGGGGGCCTGGCTCAGCGCACGCGAGGCGCTGTGGGACGGCCTGGAGGGCCAGGCCTGGCGCGCACTGCCGCTGGCCGGCGGCAGCATCGATCCCTTCGATGTGGAGCCCATCAATGCCGAGCTGCTGCCGCAGGGCCTGGTCTATGGCGCTGGCTACACCGCACCTGGCCGCGCCAGCTTTTTCCTCGCGGCGCTGGAATCGGCGCAGCCGCGCG is part of the Rhodoferax sp. BAB1 genome and harbors:
- a CDS encoding S24 family peptidase — protein: MMTDALQINADLSAAGPPQGARAPSGGSAAHAVASVGEHESACSGSEAFALRVLGSSMEPEFMEGEIIVIEPEGALRDGSYVLAQHEGEWIFRQLCRRGEAWQLHALNPAFPDLLLPDLTTVRGVIIQKALPGRRRASKRYV